One window of Mangrovibacterium diazotrophicum genomic DNA carries:
- a CDS encoding family 10 glycosylhydrolase: MNKRDFLKTSLLAGAGLVAATRCTPAQSGKPETKSGYKHWVWENPNLEDDEKSLQDKYEKFYKAGIRGMFFENDSEKHFRIAKKAGLETHRWMWTMNRGEKELRENHPDWFAVSRKGESCATNPPYVGYYRWLCPSKTETQNYLKERVTEILEKDYVDGIHLDYVRYCDVILPLDLWKNYNIVQQQELPEYDFCYCETCRQNFQAEHGVDPLELQYPDASLSWRNYRYDRITNVVNQLAEIAHQHKKQITAAVFPTPEVARRNVRQDWTNWNLDGVCPMIYHGFYQEQVSWIGDAVKEGVHFLCDRFPLYSGLFLPNFKNMDELKSGIEYALNNGAGGVSFFGEVNDDVLSVISQF, translated from the coding sequence ATGAATAAAAGAGATTTTTTAAAGACAAGTTTACTGGCCGGCGCAGGTCTGGTTGCAGCGACTAGATGTACGCCTGCACAAAGTGGTAAACCGGAAACCAAATCTGGTTACAAACACTGGGTATGGGAAAATCCCAATCTGGAGGATGACGAAAAATCTCTTCAAGATAAATACGAAAAATTTTACAAAGCCGGCATCCGTGGTATGTTTTTCGAGAACGACAGCGAAAAACACTTCCGAATTGCCAAGAAAGCAGGCTTGGAAACACACCGTTGGATGTGGACGATGAACCGGGGAGAAAAAGAATTGCGCGAAAATCACCCGGATTGGTTTGCGGTTAGCCGCAAAGGCGAATCTTGTGCAACCAACCCACCTTATGTGGGCTATTACCGCTGGTTGTGCCCCTCCAAAACAGAAACTCAAAACTACCTGAAAGAACGGGTAACTGAGATTTTGGAAAAAGATTACGTTGATGGCATTCACCTGGACTATGTACGTTATTGCGACGTGATATTACCACTGGACTTGTGGAAAAACTACAACATCGTTCAGCAACAGGAATTGCCGGAATACGACTTCTGCTACTGCGAAACCTGTCGTCAGAATTTTCAGGCCGAGCATGGCGTTGACCCATTGGAACTGCAATACCCGGACGCAAGTCTGTCATGGCGGAATTACCGCTACGATCGTATCACCAACGTGGTAAACCAACTGGCTGAAATTGCCCACCAGCACAAAAAACAAATCACGGCTGCCGTGTTCCCTACCCCGGAAGTTGCGCGCCGCAATGTGCGCCAGGACTGGACCAACTGGAACCTCGACGGCGTTTGCCCGATGATTTACCATGGCTTTTACCAGGAGCAAGTGAGTTGGATTGGCGATGCCGTAAAAGAAGGTGTTCACTTCTTGTGCGATCGTTTCCCACTGTATTCCGGTCTGTTTCTTCCAAACTTTAAAAATATGGATGAATTGAAATCCGGAATTGAATACGCTCTGAACAATGGCGCCGGCGGCGTTTCATTCTTTGGCGAAGTTAACGATGATGTGCTGTCTGTTATCAGTCAGTTTTAA
- a CDS encoding GH92 family glycosyl hydrolase, with amino-acid sequence MQNTLKNLFLAACSAAVLASCGSQPQKESQEQISLTQYVDPYIGTGFHGHVFLGADVPFGAVQLGPSNITQGWDWCSGYHYSDSTLIGFAHTHLSGTGIGDLGDIVFMPVTGDYKMALGTPEKPEDGYLALYKHEDETVKPGYYAVDIDRYKVKAELTTTERVGYHRYAFQPNADAHIIVNLERGIGWDAPVEGHLEQINDTLVVGYRLSKGWAVDQRIYFAAVFSQPLKGLKLYSDYKEQAEGTAEKLTADLDFGTLTDGQILAKVAISPVSTDNAIENMKAEAQSWDFDQVVAEADTKWNNELAKVTAKSADPEVLTKFYTALYHTMIAPSVFQDVNGDYRGADGKTHNDKSFTNYTTFSLWDTYRANHPLSTIIHPDRVNDFVNTMLHIYEQQGELPVWHLMGNETYCMVGYPAIPVIVDAYRKGFTGFDANLAWEAVKNTAMGDGRGLDLLKKYGYMPANSDVETVAKGLEYAVADGSIALMAEDMGKSDDAEYFKKRGENYKNYFDTSVGHMRGRVSDTEWRTPFDPFRATHRADDFCEGNSWQYTWLVPQDVPGLVELMGGKEKFLEKLDEFFVAEGDMGEHASNDITGLIGQYAHGNEPSHHITYLYALEGQPEKTAKLVRKIMSEFYTTKPDGLIGNEDVGQMSAWYVLSAMGFYQVNPADGKYVFGSPDLDEAVINLPEGKTFTIKAENNSKDNIYIKSKTLNGQAYDKPYITYEDIMAGGELVLEMAAEN; translated from the coding sequence ATGCAAAACACATTAAAGAACCTCTTTTTAGCTGCTTGTTCCGCTGCCGTTTTGGCGTCGTGCGGCTCGCAACCTCAAAAAGAATCACAGGAGCAAATCTCCCTGACTCAATATGTTGATCCGTACATCGGAACCGGTTTTCACGGACACGTATTTTTGGGTGCTGACGTTCCTTTTGGTGCCGTTCAGTTAGGCCCTTCAAACATTACCCAAGGTTGGGACTGGTGTTCCGGATATCACTATTCTGATTCAACCCTGATTGGCTTTGCCCACACGCACCTCAGCGGAACCGGGATCGGCGATTTGGGCGATATCGTTTTTATGCCGGTAACCGGTGACTACAAAATGGCTTTGGGAACCCCGGAAAAACCGGAAGATGGTTACCTGGCTTTGTACAAACACGAAGACGAGACCGTAAAGCCTGGTTATTATGCAGTTGATATCGACCGTTACAAAGTCAAAGCAGAGCTGACAACAACTGAACGTGTTGGCTACCACCGTTATGCTTTTCAGCCAAACGCTGACGCACACATCATCGTGAACCTGGAACGTGGTATTGGCTGGGATGCTCCGGTTGAAGGTCACCTGGAACAAATAAACGACACCTTGGTTGTTGGTTACCGTTTGTCAAAAGGATGGGCCGTTGATCAACGCATCTATTTTGCAGCCGTGTTCTCGCAACCGCTGAAAGGCTTGAAACTTTACAGCGACTACAAAGAACAAGCTGAAGGAACAGCTGAAAAATTGACTGCTGACCTGGATTTCGGTACCTTGACCGACGGACAGATTCTGGCTAAAGTAGCCATCTCTCCCGTCAGCACAGATAACGCTATTGAAAACATGAAAGCGGAAGCTCAAAGCTGGGATTTTGACCAGGTTGTAGCCGAAGCAGATACAAAATGGAACAACGAGCTGGCAAAAGTAACAGCCAAATCAGCCGATCCTGAAGTACTGACAAAATTCTACACGGCACTTTATCACACCATGATCGCACCTTCTGTATTCCAGGATGTAAATGGCGACTACCGTGGTGCCGATGGTAAAACACATAACGACAAATCGTTCACCAACTACACAACCTTCTCGTTGTGGGATACCTACCGGGCTAATCACCCATTGTCAACCATCATTCACCCCGATCGTGTAAACGACTTTGTGAACACCATGTTGCACATTTACGAGCAACAAGGCGAATTACCTGTTTGGCATTTGATGGGTAACGAAACATACTGTATGGTAGGCTATCCGGCTATCCCGGTAATTGTTGACGCTTACCGCAAAGGTTTCACCGGTTTCGACGCTAACCTGGCCTGGGAAGCCGTGAAGAACACCGCAATGGGCGACGGACGTGGATTGGACCTGTTGAAAAAATACGGTTACATGCCGGCAAACAGCGACGTTGAAACAGTTGCCAAAGGTTTGGAATACGCCGTTGCCGACGGTTCAATCGCCTTGATGGCGGAGGACATGGGCAAAAGCGACGATGCCGAATATTTCAAAAAACGTGGTGAAAACTACAAAAACTACTTCGATACCTCCGTAGGTCACATGCGCGGCCGCGTGTCCGACACCGAATGGCGTACTCCGTTTGACCCGTTCCGTGCCACTCACCGTGCCGATGATTTCTGCGAAGGTAACTCATGGCAATACACCTGGCTGGTACCGCAAGATGTGCCCGGCTTAGTTGAATTGATGGGTGGTAAAGAAAAATTCCTTGAAAAACTGGATGAATTCTTCGTTGCTGAAGGCGATATGGGAGAACACGCTTCAAACGACATCACCGGTTTGATTGGTCAATATGCACACGGCAACGAACCAAGTCATCATATTACTTATCTTTACGCCCTCGAAGGCCAGCCGGAAAAAACGGCAAAGCTGGTGCGCAAAATCATGTCTGAATTCTATACTACTAAACCAGACGGTTTGATCGGCAACGAAGATGTTGGTCAAATGTCAGCTTGGTATGTCTTGTCAGCAATGGGCTTCTACCAGGTTAATCCGGCCGACGGAAAGTATGTATTTGGAAGTCCTGATTTGGATGAAGCAGTGATCAATCTTCCGGAAGGAAAGACATTCACGATTAAAGCCGAGAACAACAGCAAGGACAATATCTAC